The Gilliamella apicola genome window below encodes:
- the birA gene encoding bifunctional biotin--[acetyl-CoA-carboxylase] ligase/biotin operon repressor BirA, producing the protein MRSHQNPLKLIEILADGEFHSGEELAASFGITRAGINKYMKVLREWGLDFTSVQGKGYCLTAPIDLIKKSKIDHYYQADSRCEILPIIDSTNQYLLDKIGQLRSGDCCIAEFQSKARGRRGRRWFSPFGSNLYFSMYWQLEQGVAAAMGLSLVVGIVIADTLRELSGQDIKVKWPNDLYLNDQKLAGILIELAGKTGDCAHAIIGIGVNLMMTNPDPNIVNQKWANLGKVDRNLLVARIVKNLNIKLSEFEKQGLAPFISDWNRLDNFANRPVKLLIGDNIIRGIAKGINEQGALMLEQDGKIHAHIGGEISLRGDE; encoded by the coding sequence ATGCGCAGCCACCAAAATCCACTCAAATTAATTGAAATCTTAGCGGACGGTGAATTTCATTCAGGTGAAGAACTTGCAGCGAGTTTTGGTATAACTCGTGCTGGAATCAATAAATATATGAAAGTACTGCGCGAATGGGGGCTAGATTTTACATCGGTTCAAGGTAAAGGTTATTGTTTAACTGCACCGATTGATTTAATAAAAAAGAGTAAAATTGATCACTATTATCAAGCGGATAGTCGTTGTGAAATTTTACCTATTATTGATTCAACCAACCAATACTTACTTGATAAAATCGGGCAACTCCGATCGGGTGATTGTTGTATAGCAGAATTTCAATCAAAAGCGCGCGGTCGTCGTGGACGTCGATGGTTTTCACCATTCGGCTCTAATCTCTATTTTTCTATGTATTGGCAGTTAGAGCAGGGCGTGGCTGCCGCAATGGGATTAAGCTTAGTTGTCGGAATTGTAATAGCAGATACTTTAAGGGAGTTATCGGGTCAAGATATTAAAGTAAAATGGCCCAATGATCTTTATCTTAACGATCAAAAACTAGCGGGCATATTGATTGAATTAGCGGGTAAAACGGGTGATTGTGCCCATGCAATTATTGGTATTGGTGTCAACTTAATGATGACTAATCCAGATCCTAATATTGTTAACCAAAAATGGGCAAATTTAGGTAAGGTAGATCGTAATTTGTTAGTCGCGCGTATTGTCAAAAATTTAAACATTAAATTATCTGAATTTGAAAAACAGGGCTTAGCGCCTTTTATTAGTGATTGGAATCGATTAGATAATTTTGCTAATCGTCCAGTAAAATTGCTTATTGGTGATAATATTATCCGAGGCATTGCTAAAGGCATTAATGAGCAAGGTGCTTTAATGTTAGAGCAAGACGGAAAAATCCATGCGCATATTGGCGGTGAAATATCATTACGTGGTGATGAATGA
- a CDS encoding MFS transporter, which produces MSKVSSFRQKQSIVFLAFLITTFIVGIAGALQSPTLSRFLTFEVNVNSHLVGLFFSINALASIVGSFLLAKYSDKKGDRRYIVIFCCLMGVANSVTFAFTRHYFILITLGVLFAALSSAAMPQIFALAREYAVKSGRNVVAFNSLIRAQLSLAWVFGPPISFGLALSFGFTVMYLTAMSMFIIAMFFVAIFLPSVEKNPTSQLSSAADLQAANIPLWKNRNIVCLLLSTVFMWTANMMYIIDMPLYVDLVLHLPDSLPGVLMGLAAGIEIPVMLIAGFLVPSLGKRNLFFIAIICGLIFYIGMIFFTSKFALLVLQLFNALFIGIVANIGIIYFQDLLPTRMGVASTLFNNGIVFSVILAGVLQGFVSDAYGHEAIYWIALVMVAVSLLFCALVKDGKKASQ; this is translated from the coding sequence ATGTCCAAAGTTTCATCCTTTCGCCAAAAACAGAGTATTGTCTTTTTAGCTTTTCTTATTACGACCTTTATTGTCGGTATTGCAGGGGCGTTACAATCACCTACATTAAGCCGTTTCTTAACCTTTGAAGTTAATGTAAATTCCCATTTAGTCGGTCTTTTTTTCTCGATAAATGCTTTAGCCAGCATTGTGGGTAGTTTTCTATTAGCAAAATATTCAGATAAAAAAGGTGATAGACGTTATATCGTCATATTTTGCTGTTTAATGGGGGTTGCCAATAGTGTTACATTTGCGTTTACACGTCACTATTTTATATTGATTACGCTGGGTGTTTTATTTGCCGCATTATCATCAGCCGCCATGCCGCAAATCTTTGCTTTAGCGCGTGAATATGCTGTCAAATCAGGGCGTAATGTGGTTGCTTTTAACTCATTAATTCGTGCTCAGTTATCGTTGGCATGGGTATTTGGTCCTCCAATATCATTCGGTTTAGCTTTAAGCTTTGGCTTTACTGTAATGTATTTAACAGCAATGTCCATGTTTATTATAGCGATGTTTTTTGTTGCGATATTTTTACCATCTGTCGAAAAAAATCCTACTTCACAACTCAGCAGTGCAGCAGATTTACAAGCAGCTAATATTCCACTTTGGAAAAACCGGAATATCGTTTGTTTATTATTATCCACTGTATTTATGTGGACAGCTAACATGATGTATATTATCGACATGCCGCTTTACGTTGACTTGGTTTTACATCTTCCTGACTCTTTACCTGGTGTTTTGATGGGATTAGCTGCGGGTATTGAAATCCCTGTGATGCTTATTGCTGGTTTTTTAGTGCCTTCTTTGGGTAAGAGAAATCTATTTTTTATTGCCATTATTTGTGGCTTAATTTTTTATATTGGCATGATTTTCTTCACCAGCAAATTCGCTTTATTAGTACTACAGTTATTTAATGCGTTATTTATTGGGATTGTGGCTAATATTGGTATTATCTATTTTCAGGATTTATTACCAACTAGAATGGGCGTTGCATCAACACTATTTAATAACGGGATTGTTTTTAGTGTTATTCTTGCTGGTGTTTTGCAAGGGTTTGTATCTGATGCTTATGGGCATGAAGCTATCTACTGGATTGCGCTTGTGATGGTTGCCGTTTCATTGCTGTTTTGTGCATTGGTTAAAGATGGAAAAAAAGCCTCACAATAA
- the deoD gene encoding purine-nucleoside phosphorylase: MSTPHINAVDNAFAETVLMPGDPLRAKFIAETFLEDAQEVTNVRAMLGFTGYYKGKKVSIMGHGMGIPSCSIYATELVKFYGVKNIIRIGSCGAISPNVNLGDVIVGMGACTDSKVNRLRFKDSDFAAIADFDLTCNAVNAAKNLGVNVKVGNLFSADLFYSVDPEMFDIMEKYNILGVEMEAAGIYGVAAEYGAKALAICTVSDHIRKGDAMSPEQRQIGFKEMITVALESVLLNQ, encoded by the coding sequence ATGTCTACCCCACATATTAACGCTGTTGATAATGCTTTTGCAGAAACAGTTTTGATGCCAGGCGATCCGCTACGCGCAAAATTTATTGCTGAAACATTTTTAGAAGATGCACAAGAAGTAACAAATGTAAGAGCCATGTTAGGATTTACTGGTTATTACAAAGGGAAAAAAGTTTCAATCATGGGGCATGGCATGGGTATTCCATCTTGTTCTATCTATGCAACCGAATTGGTTAAGTTCTACGGTGTTAAAAATATCATTCGCATTGGTTCTTGTGGTGCCATTAGCCCTAATGTAAACCTTGGTGATGTGATAGTGGGCATGGGGGCTTGCACTGATTCAAAAGTTAATCGTTTACGTTTTAAAGATAGTGATTTCGCTGCGATTGCCGATTTTGATTTAACCTGTAATGCCGTTAATGCTGCTAAAAATTTAGGTGTAAACGTTAAAGTTGGTAACCTGTTTTCAGCTGATCTTTTCTATAGTGTCGATCCTGAAATGTTCGATATCATGGAAAAATACAACATTCTAGGCGTAGAGATGGAAGCTGCAGGTATTTATGGTGTAGCGGCAGAATATGGTGCTAAAGCATTAGCAATCTGTACGGTTTCTGATCATATCCGCAAAGGTGATGCTATGTCACCAGAACAACGTCAGATTGGTTTTAAAGAGATGATAACTGTTGCGTTAGAATCTGTACTATTAAATCAATAA
- a CDS encoding zinc/cadmium/mercury/lead-transporting ATPase, whose amino-acid sequence MLYNNKSTQSTHENHTHCHDDCHNIAHNHTHDNHHSHDENHNQSASHCCESHDHGSTQKNEIEDPPEDPERKSQNIKLTWKIKGMDCAHCASKIENGIKTLPNINQTKIIFSTEKLIVFVPKHDDAVIKMIEDKVVELGYTPIFESTPNHAHHHEHSHSFDKKAFIPLAVLGSLIVISYLILLINHTIGEYAFIITAIVGLIPILKEALVLTRSGTPFAIESLMSISAIGALFIGAAEEATMVLFLFMIGEMLEGFATSKAKKGISSLAQLMPEETVIIIDGKRKTVASHSLKPDDIIEISSGGRLPADVILVSEQANIDESALTGESIPVNYLSGDKILAGSLVVDNTIQLKVVSQSGQNAVDRILQLIEDAEERKAPIERFIDKFSRYYTPVIALFALLVIVIPPLLFNEDWYTWVYRGLTLLLIGCPCALVISTPAVITSALSNAAKQGVLIKGGAALEHIGSIKMVAFDKTGTLTEGKPQVTDVIAQSITQQQLLTLAAAIESGSHHPLAKAIVDYATKQQIVVHEASNRKANAGVGIQGDIDNQTYYIVAPSKVTTVSIPLNDEDREKIHQLESAGKTVVVLVTQQKLVGMIALQDVLRSDSITAIKALDELGLKTLMLTGDNQRAAKAIASQLGIDYRAELLPADKLIEIEKIRNTTSIAMVGDGINDSPAMKAATVGIAMGSGTDVALEAADAALTKNSLLSLPNLIRLTRFANRNIKQNITIALGIKLVFLVTSLFGYTGLWLAVLADSGTTAIVTANALRVLGFKSKKDKI is encoded by the coding sequence ATGTTATATAATAACAAATCCACACAATCCACCCATGAAAATCACACTCATTGTCATGACGATTGTCATAATATTGCTCATAATCATACACATGACAACCATCATTCCCATGATGAAAATCATAATCAATCAGCAAGCCATTGCTGTGAAAGTCATGATCATGGATCAACGCAAAAAAATGAGATAGAAGATCCTCCAGAAGATCCTGAGCGGAAAAGCCAAAACATTAAATTGACTTGGAAAATCAAGGGAATGGATTGTGCTCATTGCGCTAGCAAAATCGAAAATGGTATTAAAACACTGCCAAATATTAATCAAACCAAAATTATCTTTTCTACAGAAAAATTAATCGTTTTTGTTCCTAAGCATGACGATGCGGTAATAAAAATGATTGAAGACAAAGTGGTAGAACTAGGCTATACCCCGATTTTTGAAAGCACCCCTAATCACGCACATCATCACGAACATTCACATAGTTTTGATAAAAAAGCATTCATACCGTTAGCGGTTTTAGGTTCATTAATTGTGATAAGTTACCTTATTTTATTAATAAATCACACAATAGGTGAATATGCTTTTATCATTACTGCAATTGTCGGATTAATACCGATTTTAAAAGAAGCTTTAGTATTAACGCGAAGTGGTACACCATTTGCCATTGAATCATTGATGAGTATCTCAGCTATAGGTGCCCTATTCATCGGAGCGGCCGAAGAAGCCACTATGGTACTCTTTTTATTTATGATTGGTGAAATGCTTGAAGGATTTGCAACCAGTAAAGCTAAAAAAGGGATTTCATCTCTTGCACAGTTAATGCCTGAAGAAACGGTGATCATTATTGACGGCAAAAGAAAAACGGTTGCCAGTCATAGTTTAAAACCTGACGATATAATCGAAATTTCATCCGGAGGGCGATTACCTGCTGATGTTATTTTGGTAAGTGAACAAGCTAACATCGATGAAAGTGCTTTAACTGGGGAATCAATTCCTGTCAATTATCTATCTGGGGATAAAATTTTAGCCGGATCTTTGGTTGTGGATAATACCATTCAACTTAAAGTCGTCTCGCAATCAGGACAAAATGCCGTAGATCGCATTTTACAATTAATTGAAGATGCTGAAGAACGTAAGGCACCTATTGAGCGATTTATTGATAAATTTAGTCGCTACTACACTCCAGTTATCGCCCTATTTGCATTATTGGTTATTGTTATTCCTCCGCTATTATTTAATGAAGATTGGTACACTTGGGTTTATCGTGGATTAACTTTATTATTAATTGGTTGCCCTTGTGCGTTAGTAATATCAACACCGGCCGTCATAACATCTGCCCTATCCAACGCAGCTAAACAAGGTGTATTAATAAAAGGTGGTGCGGCTTTAGAACATATTGGTTCAATTAAAATGGTGGCATTTGACAAGACCGGTACGTTAACCGAAGGCAAACCACAAGTTACCGATGTCATTGCTCAATCTATTACTCAACAACAGCTTCTTACTCTTGCAGCAGCTATTGAAAGCGGTTCACATCATCCTTTAGCAAAAGCAATTGTTGATTATGCAACTAAGCAGCAAATTGTAGTTCACGAGGCAAGTAATCGTAAAGCTAATGCGGGCGTGGGTATTCAAGGTGATATCGATAATCAAACTTATTATATTGTTGCGCCAAGTAAAGTTACTACGGTATCGATACCCTTAAATGATGAAGATAGAGAAAAAATACATCAACTAGAAAGCGCAGGTAAAACCGTCGTGGTACTAGTGACACAACAAAAATTAGTCGGAATGATTGCTTTGCAAGATGTATTACGTTCTGATTCTATTACTGCAATAAAAGCGCTTGATGAGCTGGGTCTTAAAACCTTAATGCTTACGGGTGATAATCAACGTGCGGCAAAAGCCATTGCAAGCCAATTGGGAATTGATTATCGTGCTGAGTTATTACCAGCAGATAAACTAATCGAAATTGAAAAAATTCGTAACACGACTTCAATTGCAATGGTTGGAGATGGTATTAACGATTCTCCAGCAATGAAAGCTGCGACAGTTGGTATTGCTATGGGCAGCGGTACCGATGTAGCGCTAGAGGCAGCCGATGCAGCATTAACAAAAAATAGCTTGCTAAGTTTGCCTAATTTAATTCGCTTAACTCGCTTTGCTAACCGTAACATTAAGCAAAATATCACCATTGCCTTAGGGATCAAGTTGGTGTTTTTAGTAACAAGTTTATTTGGTTATACCGGATTGTGGTTAGCGGTATTAGCTGACTCAGGAACAACAGCTATCGTAACGGCCAATGCTTTAAGAGTGCTTGGTTTCAAAAGTAAAAAAGACAAAATTTAA
- the surE gene encoding 5'/3'-nucleotidase SurE: MFDKLVNRVLLVNDDGIDAYGIKILKDVAHKIAHEVWVVAPAIDQSGVSCSVSIKAPFRVAKRNEQEYAVYGTPADCSLFAIKHLMADKLPDLVLSGINNGSNVGFETVLSGTVGAAMMATALGIPSIALSQCSTEDNQPTIWDCSAYHAESVIRKLLSLSAPKNICFNVNFPSCDAHQIKGLKITKQGDCDVSRFVVAPIKDPEGHDYFWFRAQRNQQVCDDSKELDAANGNFIAITPIGYERTNYAFYEKLLKEFDC; encoded by the coding sequence ATGTTTGATAAATTAGTAAATCGTGTATTGTTAGTCAATGATGATGGTATTGATGCATATGGAATTAAAATTTTAAAGGATGTAGCACATAAAATTGCTCATGAAGTGTGGGTGGTAGCACCAGCGATTGATCAAAGTGGTGTGTCATGTTCGGTCAGTATAAAAGCACCTTTTCGAGTTGCAAAACGTAATGAGCAAGAATACGCGGTTTATGGAACTCCCGCAGATTGCTCATTATTTGCTATAAAGCATCTAATGGCAGATAAGTTGCCTGATCTAGTGCTATCGGGCATTAATAATGGCTCAAATGTAGGATTTGAAACGGTTTTATCTGGTACTGTTGGTGCAGCCATGATGGCAACAGCTTTAGGAATACCATCAATTGCCTTAAGCCAATGCTCTACTGAAGATAATCAACCAACAATATGGGATTGTTCAGCTTATCATGCTGAATCAGTGATCAGAAAACTACTATCATTGTCAGCACCTAAAAATATCTGTTTTAATGTTAATTTCCCTTCTTGTGATGCTCATCAGATTAAAGGATTAAAAATCACTAAACAAGGTGATTGTGATGTAAGTCGTTTTGTAGTAGCCCCAATTAAAGATCCTGAAGGCCATGATTACTTTTGGTTTAGAGCCCAGCGTAATCAGCAGGTGTGTGACGATAGTAAAGAGCTGGATGCGGCTAATGGTAATTTCATTGCCATTACACCTATTGGTTATGAAAGAACAAACTATGCTTTTTATGAAAAGTTATTAAAAGAATTTGATTGTTAA
- the murB gene encoding UDP-N-acetylmuramate dehydrogenase: MKQRIPNTFNLDVYAQKVVTVTTVEQLMQVWQDNPQNLPIMILGEGSNTLFTCDFEGIVILNRIKGIIITETEQAWHIKVGAGENWHQLVSKTIEHNIAGLENLALIPGCVGSAPIQNIGAYGVEFQKVADYVELLELATGNIIKVTDGQYGYRESIFKKQYADGYAVIYVGIKLPKQWQPVLTYGELRNFDPKSITPKMIFDKVCEIRLSKLPDPKVLGNGGSFFKNPVVDKKVADKLLEIYPTMPIYPQVNNQVKLAAGWLIDQCGLKGYQLGGAAVHQNQALVLINKNNATAQDVVELARYVRNAVLRKFSVNLSPEIRFIGKIAEIDVDNFL; encoded by the coding sequence ATGAAACAAAGAATCCCAAATACTTTTAATCTTGACGTTTATGCTCAAAAAGTTGTGACCGTAACAACGGTCGAACAATTAATGCAGGTTTGGCAAGATAATCCACAAAATCTGCCGATTATGATCCTTGGTGAGGGTAGTAATACGCTTTTTACTTGTGATTTTGAAGGAATTGTCATTTTAAATCGAATTAAAGGTATTATTATCACCGAAACCGAACAAGCATGGCATATAAAAGTGGGAGCAGGTGAAAATTGGCATCAACTTGTATCAAAAACTATTGAACACAATATCGCAGGACTTGAAAATTTAGCATTAATTCCAGGTTGTGTCGGTTCAGCGCCGATCCAAAACATTGGCGCTTATGGAGTCGAGTTTCAAAAAGTGGCGGATTATGTGGAATTATTGGAACTTGCTACTGGAAACATTATTAAGGTAACAGATGGTCAATATGGTTATCGTGAAAGTATTTTTAAAAAGCAATATGCTGATGGTTATGCGGTCATTTATGTTGGTATCAAATTACCTAAACAGTGGCAACCTGTATTAACCTATGGCGAATTGCGTAACTTTGATCCAAAAAGTATTACCCCTAAAATGATCTTCGATAAAGTTTGTGAAATTCGGCTTAGTAAGCTGCCTGATCCAAAGGTGCTTGGTAACGGTGGTAGTTTTTTTAAAAATCCAGTTGTTGATAAAAAAGTTGCCGATAAGCTACTTGAAATTTACCCAACTATGCCAATATATCCACAAGTAAATAATCAAGTCAAACTTGCTGCAGGTTGGCTTATCGATCAATGTGGTCTAAAAGGCTATCAATTGGGTGGCGCTGCAGTTCATCAAAATCAAGCACTTGTATTAATCAATAAAAATAACGCAACCGCGCAAGATGTGGTTGAATTAGCTCGATATGTTCGAAACGCAGTATTACGAAAATTTTCGGTTAATCTTTCACCTGAAATCCGTTTTATTGGCAAAATAGCTGAAATTGATGTAGACAACTTTCTATAA
- a CDS encoding MFS transporter has product MKHSYSFPILLTSLLFVTIALSALNTQVPLWLVRNEFSLGQIGLVGSSYFTGNLIGTIFANWFISKFNARYTYTYSCIIFAIATIGLSFSMDFYSWVIWRFFIGIACAVTWVVIESCILVTGTARTRGKMLAVYLTTYYLGTVLGQALLQYFPQNVLYFGLVTALLMGLAILFILLTHYKLPKRKRSSFNIIPMIVNKPSRIGLIGCVIAGMLIGSLYSLLPAYYSHLGYNDTQVANWMILLILSGVIAQMPANWCADKFGRQVVLLFESILMLFACVMLIFNWFDTLAIILLGATIYTIYPISMAWACSCVRKQDIVAMNQAMLLTNTLGSLVAPAVIAFVMDKTNNTYLFVSFAIISLYFIALLVKKRGIDAQPPKSTQIN; this is encoded by the coding sequence ATGAAACATTCATATTCATTTCCTATTTTATTAACAAGCTTATTATTTGTGACAATTGCATTATCAGCACTTAATACCCAAGTACCTCTTTGGTTAGTGCGTAATGAATTTTCACTAGGGCAAATTGGTTTAGTTGGCTCAAGTTACTTCACTGGCAACTTGATTGGTACCATTTTTGCTAATTGGTTTATCAGTAAATTTAATGCTCGCTATACCTATACCTACAGTTGCATTATTTTTGCGATTGCTACTATAGGCTTAAGTTTTTCTATGGATTTTTATAGCTGGGTTATATGGCGGTTCTTTATTGGTATTGCCTGCGCTGTAACTTGGGTTGTTATTGAAAGTTGTATTTTAGTGACAGGAACAGCACGTACTCGTGGCAAAATGCTAGCGGTGTATTTAACTACTTATTATTTAGGCACGGTATTAGGGCAAGCGTTATTACAGTATTTTCCGCAAAATGTATTGTATTTTGGCTTAGTGACTGCTTTACTGATGGGGCTTGCGATATTATTTATTTTGCTAACTCATTATAAATTACCTAAACGCAAAAGAAGTAGTTTCAATATCATTCCTATGATTGTCAATAAACCGTCACGCATTGGTTTGATTGGTTGTGTGATTGCCGGTATGTTAATTGGTTCACTTTATTCGCTTTTACCTGCTTATTATTCTCATTTAGGTTATAACGACACTCAAGTTGCCAATTGGATGATTTTGCTTATATTATCTGGTGTAATAGCACAAATGCCGGCTAATTGGTGTGCTGATAAATTTGGTCGACAAGTTGTATTGTTGTTTGAATCAATATTAATGCTATTTGCTTGTGTAATGTTGATATTTAATTGGTTTGATACATTAGCAATTATCTTATTAGGTGCAACAATTTATACTATTTATCCAATCTCTATGGCATGGGCATGTTCGTGTGTTAGAAAACAAGATATTGTAGCTATGAATCAAGCCATGCTATTAACCAATACATTAGGTAGTCTTGTTGCTCCGGCAGTGATTGCTTTTGTTATGGATAAAACGAATAATACTTATTTATTTGTAAGTTTTGCTATAATCTCACTTTATTTTATTGCCTTATTAGTTAAAAAAAGAGGAATCGATGCGCAGCCACCAAAATCCACTCAAATTAATTGA
- the ypfJ gene encoding KPN_02809 family neutral zinc metallopeptidase, translating into MRWRDQRESDNIEDRRSQYGSDSGVRIPIRGKGRVVLFIVVLVAGYYGVDLTGLLNPNLIDTNSSSLSSNQYSINDEDAAKFTSVILATTEDYWQQEFNRLGRTYTPPKLVLYTGSTRTSCGVGQTFMGPFYCSVDKTVYLDISFYQEMKQQLGGGGDFAQGYVIAHEIGHHVQNLLGLFNKIEQLKQGQSEVFVNQLSVKLELQADCFAGMWGHAMQQKNLLDVGDIEQALKTAEAIGDDRLQRQSNGYVVPDSFTHGSSKQRYAWFKRGFDSGDINQCNTFTE; encoded by the coding sequence ATGCGCTGGAGAGACCAAAGAGAGAGTGATAATATTGAAGATCGCCGCTCACAATATGGAAGCGATTCAGGAGTTAGGATCCCAATAAGAGGTAAAGGTCGAGTTGTTTTATTTATCGTGGTTTTGGTTGCTGGTTATTATGGTGTTGATTTGACCGGCTTACTTAATCCTAACCTAATTGACACCAATAGCTCATCACTAAGCTCTAATCAATATTCTATTAATGATGAAGATGCTGCTAAGTTTACATCGGTCATTTTAGCGACCACTGAAGATTACTGGCAACAAGAATTTAATCGTTTAGGTAGAACTTATACTCCTCCCAAATTAGTCTTATACACAGGTTCAACAAGAACATCATGTGGTGTTGGTCAGACTTTTATGGGGCCATTTTATTGCAGTGTTGATAAAACTGTCTATTTGGATATTTCATTCTATCAAGAGATGAAACAACAACTTGGTGGTGGCGGTGACTTTGCCCAAGGTTATGTCATAGCACATGAAATTGGTCATCATGTGCAAAATTTGCTGGGTCTGTTCAATAAAATCGAACAATTAAAACAAGGCCAATCGGAAGTTTTTGTTAATCAATTATCGGTTAAATTAGAGCTGCAAGCTGACTGCTTTGCTGGTATGTGGGGACATGCAATGCAACAAAAAAATCTTTTAGACGTTGGCGATATTGAGCAAGCGTTAAAGACCGCTGAAGCTATTGGCGATGATCGCTTACAACGTCAAAGTAATGGTTATGTTGTGCCAGATAGTTTTACACATGGTAGCTCTAAGCAACGTTATGCTTGGTTTAAACGAGGATTTGATAGTGGTGATATCAATCAATGTAATACTTTTACTGAATAA
- a CDS encoding phosphopentomutase, with translation MKRVFIMILDSFGIGSAKDAEKFGDEGSDTLGHIAEQCALGNAEQGRSGTLKLPNLGRLGLIEAAYESTGHYPKDMQTEGEIIGAYGYASEISSGKDTPSGHWEIAGVPVLFDWGYFTDTTNSFPQDLLDKIVTRAKLPGYLGNCHSSGTVILDELGVEHMATGKPIFYTSADSVFQIACHEETFGLDKLYEVCEIARDELNKGDYNIGRVIARPFIGKKAGEFVRTGNRHDLAVEPPAPTVIKKLVDEKQGNVVSIGKIADIYAHVGITKKIKATGIEALFNASLEEIKQAKDNTIVFTNFVDFDSSYGHRRDVTGYATALEYFDSRLPEMLALIEPGDLLIISADHGCDPTWAGTDHTREHIPVLVYGDSVPVGSLGHRETFADIGQSVADYFDLSPMEYGKSFISK, from the coding sequence ATGAAAAGAGTTTTTATTATGATCCTAGATTCATTCGGGATTGGTAGTGCCAAAGATGCGGAAAAGTTTGGAGATGAAGGTTCCGACACATTAGGTCATATTGCTGAACAATGCGCATTAGGCAATGCAGAACAAGGACGCAGTGGCACACTTAAATTACCTAATTTGGGTAGATTAGGATTAATTGAGGCCGCATACGAATCAACAGGTCACTACCCTAAAGATATGCAAACCGAAGGCGAGATTATTGGTGCTTATGGTTATGCTAGCGAAATTTCATCAGGTAAAGATACGCCATCTGGCCATTGGGAAATTGCTGGTGTACCGGTACTGTTTGATTGGGGTTACTTTACCGATACAACTAATAGCTTTCCTCAAGATCTGTTAGATAAAATTGTTACTCGTGCAAAACTTCCTGGTTACCTTGGCAATTGCCACTCATCGGGAACGGTTATTCTTGATGAACTTGGTGTTGAACACATGGCAACAGGCAAACCTATTTTCTATACATCGGCTGATTCAGTTTTCCAAATTGCTTGTCATGAAGAAACTTTTGGTTTAGACAAACTTTACGAAGTGTGCGAAATCGCACGCGATGAACTTAATAAAGGTGATTACAACATTGGACGTGTTATTGCCAGACCTTTTATTGGTAAAAAAGCAGGTGAATTTGTACGAACAGGTAATCGTCATGATCTAGCGGTTGAACCACCTGCACCAACTGTGATTAAAAAACTGGTTGACGAAAAACAAGGCAATGTTGTTTCGATTGGTAAAATCGCCGATATTTACGCCCACGTTGGAATCACCAAAAAGATTAAAGCAACTGGCATTGAAGCACTATTTAATGCATCGTTAGAAGAAATTAAACAAGCCAAAGATAACACCATTGTATTTACCAATTTTGTTGATTTTGATTCCTCTTATGGGCACAGACGTGATGTAACTGGTTATGCTACTGCATTAGAATATTTCGATAGTCGCTTACCTGAAATGTTAGCGCTAATTGAACCAGGCGATCTGTTAATTATCAGTGCAGATCATGGTTGCGATCCAACATGGGCTGGTACTGATCATACTCGCGAACATATTCCTGTTTTGGTGTATGGCGATAGTGTACCAGTAGGCTCATTAGGTCATCGTGAAACGTTTGCCGATATCGGACAAAGTGTCGCTGATTATTTTGATTTATCACCAATGGAATATGGTAAATCTTTTATTAGCAAGTAA